Proteins found in one Actinokineospora alba genomic segment:
- a CDS encoding J domain-containing protein, whose product MHRRTQDPYAVLGVDRDAAPAEIAAAYRALVRELHPDNQHPSDPERLAQVVTAYQALRARRRADDSPGTRVEVHVRRGPPSPEPALRAGPVRRHGR is encoded by the coding sequence ATGCACCGCCGGACCCAGGACCCGTACGCGGTGCTCGGCGTCGACCGCGACGCCGCTCCCGCCGAGATCGCCGCCGCCTACCGGGCGCTCGTGCGGGAACTGCACCCGGACAACCAGCACCCCAGCGACCCGGAGCGCCTCGCCCAGGTCGTCACCGCCTACCAGGCGCTGCGGGCCCGCCGACGAGCCGACGACAGCCCGGGCACCCGCGTCGAGGTCCACGTCCGCCGCGGCCCGCCGAGCCCGGAGCCCGCGCTGCGGGCCGGGCCCGTGCGGCGCCACGGGCGGTGA
- a CDS encoding STAS domain-containing protein, whose amino-acid sequence MVDIVDPRGTLRSNTDGAGPLTVTVTLRRAGLVVLTSHGEIDLYTAPILREAMAAQEKVARMVLDLAAIEFCGVAGARVLDEGADRARDHGGRLSLVVATVGVRRLLQLTGLDRRVPTYPDLSTALFVEGLGLAPTGSEEDAGESPVPP is encoded by the coding sequence ATGGTTGACATCGTCGACCCTCGCGGCACTCTGCGCTCAAACACCGACGGGGCAGGACCACTGACCGTCACGGTCACCCTCCGCCGCGCCGGCCTGGTTGTGCTGACCAGCCACGGCGAGATCGACCTCTACACCGCGCCCATCCTGCGCGAGGCCATGGCCGCGCAGGAGAAGGTGGCCCGGATGGTGCTGGACCTGGCCGCGATCGAGTTCTGCGGGGTCGCGGGTGCCCGGGTGCTGGACGAGGGCGCGGACAGGGCACGGGACCATGGCGGGCGGCTGAGCCTGGTCGTGGCCACCGTCGGCGTGCGCAGGCTGCTGCAGCTCACCGGGCTCGACCGGCGCGTCCCCACGTACCCGGACCTGTCGACGGCGCTGTTCGTCGAGGGGCTGGGTTTGGCACCGACCGGGTCCGAAGAGGATGCTGGAGAGTCCCCAGTTCCGCCGTGA
- a CDS encoding GAF and ANTAR domain-containing protein, whose product MTIQQPSDLDDDSNAFDERIWAQDKAQFVSLADQPAEVILDADLGPLSREFARLTKTLLAASTVAEVLEQVVWAARRVIPGADLVSVTLRGPDGSFHTPVETDPIAANLDQLQYDTGEGPCVTAASASAPGYVRSDDLAGEPEWPTFGPAAAACGYSAMLATALVPDCLPPQLSGALNIYAREPGTLDAQAQETALLLAIHASLALATTKAVTQAELREAHFRRAIESRDVIGQAKGILMHRRGISADEAFDLLRRTSQELNVKLADLARTLTARHSELDIADETAG is encoded by the coding sequence TTGACCATCCAGCAGCCGTCCGACCTCGACGACGACAGCAACGCCTTCGACGAGCGGATCTGGGCCCAGGACAAGGCGCAGTTCGTCTCGCTGGCCGACCAGCCCGCCGAGGTGATCCTCGACGCGGACCTCGGCCCGCTCTCGCGCGAGTTCGCCCGCCTGACGAAGACCCTGCTCGCCGCGTCCACCGTCGCCGAGGTGCTCGAACAGGTGGTGTGGGCGGCGCGCCGGGTCATTCCCGGTGCCGACCTGGTGTCGGTCACGCTGCGCGGGCCGGACGGCTCATTCCACACCCCGGTCGAGACCGACCCGATCGCCGCCAACCTCGACCAGCTGCAGTACGACACCGGTGAGGGGCCCTGCGTGACGGCCGCGAGCGCGTCGGCTCCCGGCTACGTGCGCAGCGACGACCTCGCGGGGGAGCCGGAGTGGCCCACGTTCGGGCCGGCCGCCGCCGCGTGCGGGTACAGCGCCATGCTCGCCACGGCGCTGGTGCCCGACTGCCTGCCGCCGCAGCTTTCCGGCGCGCTGAACATCTACGCCCGCGAACCGGGCACGCTCGACGCCCAGGCGCAGGAGACCGCGCTGCTCCTGGCCATCCACGCGTCCCTGGCGCTGGCGACCACGAAGGCCGTCACCCAGGCGGAGCTGCGCGAGGCGCACTTCCGGCGGGCGATCGAGAGCCGCGACGTGATCGGCCAGGCCAAGGGAATCCTGATGCACCGCAGGGGAATCAGCGCCGACGAGGCCTTCGACCTGCTGCGCCGCACGTCCCAGGAACTCAACGTCAAACTCGCCGACCTCGCCCGCACCCTGACCGCCCGGCACAGCGAACTCGACATCGCGGACGAGACCGCGGGCTGA
- a CDS encoding metallophosphoesterase family protein: MLVAVLSDTHAPRHWKGCPTRVATHLRDADLILHAGDVCTAGVLDELAEFAPVHAVLGNNDGPDVAAWGAPETLELDLDGLRVAMIHDSGKADGRPARLRRRFPDADLVVFGHSHIPMDVVGAGLRIFNPGSPTDRRRQPHGTMGTLRIENGTLLEARVIEVT, translated from the coding sequence GTGCTCGTCGCCGTCCTGTCCGACACCCACGCACCCCGCCACTGGAAGGGGTGCCCCACGCGGGTCGCCACGCACCTGCGCGACGCCGACCTGATCCTGCACGCGGGCGACGTGTGCACCGCGGGAGTGCTCGACGAGCTTGCCGAGTTCGCCCCGGTCCACGCCGTGCTCGGCAACAACGACGGCCCCGACGTCGCCGCCTGGGGTGCGCCGGAGACCCTGGAACTCGACCTCGACGGGCTGCGGGTGGCGATGATCCACGACAGCGGCAAGGCCGACGGCCGCCCCGCGCGGCTGCGCCGCCGGTTCCCGGACGCCGACCTGGTGGTCTTCGGCCACTCGCACATCCCGATGGACGTGGTGGGCGCGGGCCTGCGGATCTTCAACCCCGGCTCGCCCACCGACCGCAGGCGTCAGCCGCACGGCACCATGGGAACGCTGCGCATCGAGAACGGGACGCTGCTCGAGGCCCGCGTCATCGAGGTGACGTAA
- a CDS encoding DUF6292 family protein yields MTEALGLSGHSSYLQMDRPASVYLALDGRLPRFPDRDVALLWDEERGWAAAAETHSGEDLIVVAYLGHDVLPPPTLVANWVTRLRSGDPVGSIRPVRLRRADTDDDLVGRLAALGRGAVTTGSRSA; encoded by the coding sequence GTGACCGAGGCACTGGGGCTCAGCGGACACTCCTCCTACCTGCAGATGGACCGCCCCGCGAGCGTCTATCTCGCCCTCGACGGCCGACTCCCGCGGTTCCCCGACCGGGACGTGGCGCTGCTCTGGGACGAGGAGCGCGGCTGGGCGGCGGCGGCCGAGACGCACAGCGGCGAAGACCTGATCGTGGTCGCCTATCTGGGGCACGACGTGCTGCCGCCGCCGACGCTCGTCGCGAACTGGGTGACCCGGCTACGCAGCGGCGACCCGGTGGGGTCGATCCGCCCGGTACGCCTGCGTCGGGCGGACACCGACGACGACCTGGTCGGCCGATTGGCCGCATTGGGACGCGGCGCGGTCACCACGGGCTCGCGTAGCGCCTGA
- a CDS encoding alpha/beta hydrolase, producing MLPWTADFAGRIDEHVFASDLLRGNPLGDPHERPLWVYVPPGYDEGERRYPTVYVIQGYTGHVAMWRNRTPWRQPFIELADGIFAREEAPPAIVVYVDAWTSLGGSQYLDSPATGRYHSYLCDEIVPWVDEHYRTMPSAGHRAITGKSSGGYGAMITPMLRPDVFGALATHAGDALFEAAYQTDFPKVARLLRDNYDGSYENFIADFRSGRIVGTKDTDFDLIEVYGYAACYSADEDGTVRLPFDDLGVTVPEVWDRWLRRDPVRMAAQPEFAEALRSLKAIWIDAGDQDEYYLDFGAVAFRRALAAAGVADDVVRLELFPGKHGAIEYRYPLALAWLTERIS from the coding sequence ATGCTGCCGTGGACGGCCGACTTCGCCGGACGGATCGATGAGCACGTGTTCGCCAGCGACCTGCTGCGCGGCAACCCGCTCGGCGACCCGCATGAGCGACCGCTGTGGGTCTACGTGCCGCCCGGCTATGACGAGGGCGAGCGGCGCTATCCCACCGTCTACGTGATCCAGGGCTACACCGGGCACGTCGCGATGTGGCGCAACCGCACCCCGTGGCGGCAGCCGTTCATCGAGTTGGCCGACGGCATCTTCGCCCGCGAGGAGGCACCGCCCGCGATCGTGGTCTACGTCGACGCGTGGACGTCGCTCGGCGGCAGCCAGTACCTCGACTCCCCCGCCACCGGCCGGTACCACTCGTACCTCTGCGACGAGATCGTGCCGTGGGTCGACGAGCACTACCGGACGATGCCGAGCGCGGGCCACCGGGCGATCACCGGCAAGTCCAGCGGCGGCTACGGCGCGATGATCACCCCGATGCTGCGTCCCGACGTCTTCGGCGCACTCGCCACGCACGCCGGGGACGCGTTGTTCGAAGCCGCCTACCAGACCGATTTCCCCAAGGTCGCCCGCCTGCTCCGCGACAACTACGACGGCTCCTACGAGAACTTCATCGCCGATTTCCGCAGCGGCCGGATCGTGGGAACGAAGGACACCGACTTCGACCTCATCGAGGTATACGGCTACGCCGCCTGCTACTCCGCCGACGAGGACGGCACAGTCCGACTCCCGTTCGACGACCTCGGAGTGACCGTCCCCGAGGTGTGGGACCGCTGGCTGCGGCGGGATCCGGTCCGGATGGCCGCCCAGCCGGAGTTCGCCGAGGCACTGCGTTCCCTCAAGGCGATCTGGATCGACGCGGGCGACCAGGACGAGTACTACCTCGACTTCGGCGCGGTCGCGTTCCGTCGCGCCCTGGCCGCGGCGGGCGTCGCCGACGACGTGGTGCGGCTGGAACTGTTCCCCGGCAAGCACGGCGCGATCGAGTACCGGTACCCGCTGGCGCTGGCGTGGCTCACCGAACGCATTTCCTGA
- a CDS encoding response regulator transcription factor — MTVGDVRVLLVDDQELVRSGLRRILRRKDGFVIVGECADGDEVPAALAATSPDVVVMDLRMKRVDGIEATRRLRERAQAPPVLVLTTFDDDELLSGALRAGAAGFILKDSPAEDLISAVRAVAAGGACLDPAVTGRVLSAYRTVPTGPGDGSAVRERLTAREFDVLSQLGRGWSNTEIAQRLGISEVTVKSHIGHIFGKLGLRDRAAAIVYAFDRGVVVPGEPSPR, encoded by the coding sequence GTGACTGTCGGGGACGTCCGCGTGCTGCTGGTCGACGACCAGGAACTGGTGCGCTCGGGCCTGCGGCGGATCCTGCGGCGCAAGGACGGCTTCGTGATCGTCGGCGAGTGCGCCGACGGCGACGAGGTGCCCGCCGCCCTGGCCGCGACCAGCCCCGATGTGGTGGTCATGGACCTGAGGATGAAGCGGGTGGACGGCATCGAGGCCACCCGGCGGCTGCGCGAGCGCGCGCAGGCCCCGCCGGTCCTGGTGCTGACCACCTTCGACGACGACGAACTGCTCTCCGGCGCGCTGCGGGCGGGTGCGGCCGGGTTCATCCTGAAGGACTCCCCCGCCGAGGACCTCATCAGCGCTGTGCGGGCGGTCGCCGCGGGCGGGGCCTGCCTCGACCCCGCGGTGACCGGGCGCGTCCTGAGCGCGTACCGCACCGTCCCGACCGGGCCGGGCGACGGCTCCGCGGTGCGCGAGCGGCTGACCGCGCGCGAGTTCGACGTCCTGAGCCAACTGGGCCGGGGCTGGTCCAACACGGAGATCGCCCAGCGGCTCGGCATCTCCGAGGTCACGGTGAAGAGCCACATCGGGCACATCTTCGGCAAGCTCGGCCTGCGCGACCGGGCCGCCGCGATCGTCTACGCCTTCGACCGTGGTGTCGTGGTTCCCGGTGAGCCGTCGCCGCGCTAA
- a CDS encoding sensor histidine kinase, with protein sequence MTLVDRMRARVARSGYGYPLWMALTVSIGALAAAAAALVQRDAVVPPRWALLWALIAVSPVLFDLATGGKMPRPLMAVLAIAGTSVLLVEPVESDFAPFILVILAAEVAATATLPVSVAAAVCMLVALVVPATAGRLEGAPLYATAVVIGWTVGFVVLTQLRLLQQERAARASLAEQAATGERQRIAREVHDVIAHSLSVTLLHLTAARRALQQDEDLDEAVAALTDAERQGRQAMADIRRTVGLLAAGPSGTRPEPGVGDLGDLVDDFRRAGLRVEYQVRGDPADVPPSVGLGLYRITQESLANVAKHTPAATAEVDLDIGSAQVTLSVRNDTPATPTTATGPGSGVDGMRRRADLLGGSLRAGPGPRGWLVHAEVPLDTDSTGWSCALRRRVQEAP encoded by the coding sequence GTGACGCTTGTCGACCGGATGCGGGCACGGGTGGCCAGGAGCGGGTACGGCTACCCGCTCTGGATGGCGCTGACCGTGTCGATCGGCGCGCTGGCGGCCGCCGCCGCGGCCCTCGTGCAGCGCGACGCCGTCGTCCCGCCGCGGTGGGCGCTGCTGTGGGCGCTGATCGCGGTGTCCCCGGTGCTCTTCGACCTGGCCACCGGCGGCAAGATGCCGCGGCCGCTGATGGCGGTTCTCGCCATCGCGGGCACGTCGGTGCTGCTCGTGGAGCCGGTCGAGTCCGACTTCGCGCCCTTCATCCTGGTCATCCTGGCCGCCGAGGTGGCGGCGACGGCGACGCTGCCGGTCAGCGTGGCCGCGGCGGTCTGCATGCTGGTCGCGCTCGTGGTACCCGCGACGGCGGGGCGGCTGGAAGGCGCGCCGCTGTACGCCACCGCGGTCGTGATCGGCTGGACGGTCGGCTTCGTGGTCCTCACCCAGTTGCGGCTGCTGCAACAGGAACGCGCCGCCCGGGCGAGCCTGGCCGAGCAGGCCGCCACCGGTGAGCGGCAGCGCATCGCCCGGGAAGTCCACGACGTCATCGCGCACTCGTTGAGCGTCACGCTGCTGCACCTGACCGCCGCCCGGCGCGCGCTGCAGCAGGACGAGGACCTCGATGAGGCGGTGGCCGCGCTGACCGACGCCGAACGCCAGGGCAGGCAGGCCATGGCCGACATCCGGCGCACCGTCGGCCTGCTGGCGGCCGGCCCGTCGGGCACCCGGCCCGAACCGGGCGTCGGCGACCTCGGCGACCTGGTCGACGACTTCCGCCGGGCCGGCTTGCGAGTCGAATACCAGGTGCGTGGGGACCCGGCGGACGTGCCGCCGTCGGTGGGACTCGGCCTGTACCGGATCACCCAGGAATCCCTGGCCAACGTCGCCAAGCACACCCCGGCCGCGACCGCCGAGGTCGACCTCGACATCGGCTCGGCCCAGGTCACTCTGTCGGTGCGCAACGACACGCCTGCCACACCCACAACCGCGACCGGGCCGGGCTCCGGGGTGGACGGCATGCGGAGACGGGCCGACCTGCTCGGCGGGAGCCTGCGCGCCGGGCCCGGGCCGCGGGGATGGCTGGTCCACGCGGAGGTCCCGCTGGACACCGACAGCACCGGGTGGTCCTGCGCGCTGCGCCGCCGCGTCCAGGAGGCGCCGTGA
- a CDS encoding NmrA/HSCARG family protein, with translation MTSDRVVVVTGATGRQGGAVARHLLADGWRVRAITRYPRGAKARALAVAGAEVVQADMDHRDTLSPAFAGAYGVYSVQNFMISGLEAEVRQGKNVADAAKAAGVQHLVHGSAGTGYKTGVGSWDSKLAVRAHMRVLGLPVTELRPMAFMELMTDKSYFPPVSAWHLMPKLMGAHRPVVWISVDDLGAVAARVFADPDRFLGADIPLAADVRSMAECREIWREVTGRPPARFPMPVWLFDRFVDPDLTHMWRWLRTEDVALETAPTLEILPSAATVREWLIRQRSPRG, from the coding sequence ATGACCAGCGATCGCGTCGTCGTCGTGACCGGAGCGACCGGCCGTCAAGGCGGCGCGGTCGCGCGGCACCTGCTGGCCGACGGCTGGCGGGTCCGGGCGATCACGCGCTACCCCCGCGGCGCGAAGGCCCGCGCGCTCGCGGTGGCGGGCGCCGAAGTGGTCCAAGCCGACATGGACCACCGCGACACCCTCTCCCCCGCCTTCGCGGGCGCCTACGGGGTCTACAGCGTGCAGAACTTCATGATCAGCGGGCTGGAAGCCGAGGTGCGGCAGGGAAAGAACGTCGCGGACGCGGCGAAGGCGGCAGGTGTTCAGCACCTGGTGCACGGCTCCGCCGGGACCGGCTACAAAACCGGAGTCGGGTCGTGGGACTCGAAACTCGCCGTGCGGGCGCACATGCGCGTCCTCGGCCTTCCCGTGACCGAGTTGCGGCCGATGGCGTTCATGGAGCTGATGACCGACAAGAGCTACTTCCCGCCGGTGTCGGCGTGGCACCTGATGCCGAAGCTGATGGGCGCCCACCGCCCGGTGGTGTGGATCAGCGTCGACGACCTCGGCGCCGTCGCCGCCCGGGTCTTCGCCGACCCGGACCGGTTCCTCGGCGCCGACATCCCGCTGGCCGCCGACGTCCGGTCGATGGCGGAATGCCGCGAGATCTGGCGTGAGGTGACGGGCAGGCCACCGGCGCGGTTCCCGATGCCGGTGTGGCTCTTCGACCGCTTCGTCGACCCGGACCTCACCCACATGTGGCGGTGGCTGCGCACCGAGGACGTCGCGCTCGAGACGGCGCCGACCCTGGAGATCCTGCCGTCGGCGGCCACCGTGCGGGAATGGCTCATCCGACAGCGGTCCCCGCGCGGCTAG
- a CDS encoding isoaspartyl peptidase/L-asparaginase family protein → MSTQLPRRTVITAAALSPALAVGAPAAAQAAPGGSVIRDVVLAVHGGAGSLPRGSITPAQEKAYRDALEKALRTGAGLLSGGAPALDAVEAAVRVLEDDPNFNAGKGAVFNTDAEHELDASIMNGKDLRSGAVAGVHNTRNPISLARMVMERSRHVLMAGKGADIFALQNGLAYTTQDYFFTQRRWDALLNAKNPPPVPPSVTEGQTVGAVAVDQGRDVAAATSTGGLTNKLVGRVGDSPVIGAGTYANSRTVAVSCTGTGEVFIRGVAAYDISALMEYTGAAVQDAAAKVITQKIPALGATGGAIALDPRGRLATPHSTLGIINGYITRDGTVVTRLYNDETPPH, encoded by the coding sequence ATGTCGACACAGCTGCCCCGCCGCACAGTGATCACCGCCGCCGCGCTGAGCCCCGCGCTCGCGGTCGGCGCGCCCGCCGCCGCGCAGGCCGCGCCCGGGGGTTCGGTGATCCGCGACGTCGTGCTGGCCGTGCACGGCGGCGCGGGCTCGCTGCCCCGGGGCAGCATCACCCCGGCCCAGGAGAAGGCCTACCGCGACGCCCTCGAAAAGGCGCTGCGGACCGGGGCCGGGCTGCTCTCCGGTGGCGCCCCCGCGCTCGACGCGGTGGAGGCGGCTGTCCGGGTCCTGGAGGACGACCCGAACTTCAACGCGGGCAAGGGCGCGGTGTTCAACACCGACGCCGAGCACGAACTCGACGCCTCGATCATGAACGGCAAGGACCTGCGGTCCGGGGCGGTCGCCGGCGTGCACAACACCCGCAACCCGATCTCGCTGGCGCGCATGGTGATGGAGCGCTCCCGGCACGTGCTCATGGCGGGCAAGGGCGCCGACATCTTCGCGCTGCAGAACGGTCTCGCGTACACGACCCAGGACTACTTCTTCACCCAGCGGCGGTGGGACGCGCTGCTCAACGCGAAGAACCCGCCGCCGGTGCCGCCGAGCGTCACCGAGGGGCAGACCGTCGGCGCGGTCGCCGTCGACCAGGGCCGTGACGTCGCCGCGGCCACCTCCACCGGGGGCCTGACCAACAAGCTGGTGGGCCGCGTCGGCGACTCCCCGGTCATCGGCGCGGGGACCTACGCCAACAGCCGCACGGTCGCGGTGTCGTGCACCGGGACCGGTGAGGTGTTCATCCGCGGCGTCGCGGCCTACGACATCTCGGCCCTGATGGAGTACACCGGCGCCGCCGTGCAGGACGCCGCCGCGAAGGTCATCACCCAGAAGATCCCCGCACTCGGCGCGACCGGCGGCGCGATCGCCCTCGACCCCCGAGGGCGTCTCGCCACCCCGCACAGCACCTTGGGGATCATCAACGGCTACATCACCCGCGACGGCACCGTCGTCACCCGCCTCTACAACGACGAGACCCCGCCGCACTGA
- a CDS encoding ArsO family NAD(P)H-dependent flavin-containing monooxygenase produces the protein MERNVADQVSAVVIGAGQAGLAAGFHLRRAGVDFVILDAQTEPGGAWTRGWDSLRLFSPARHSSLPGRPMPPFRADDGYPTAGHVVDYLADYEKRYDLPIIRPARVREVRPDGERLRVVSDAGEWSARFVLSATGTWWRPFIPAVPGTFGGRQSHTAGYRGPAEFAGARVVVVGGGNSGAQIAADLAASAEVLWATRRAPRYLPDHIDGRALFDVATRRKQALDKGEADDAGVAGLGDIVAVPPVRQARDRGLLVARPMFARLDDTGPVWADGTREAVDAIIWCTGFRPALSHLTPLRLRTENGHIATVGTRAVDEPRLHLLGYGDWTGPASATLIGVGPTARAAAREVADSLGS, from the coding sequence GTGGAACGGAACGTGGCCGACCAGGTGTCCGCCGTGGTGATCGGCGCAGGTCAGGCCGGTCTCGCGGCGGGTTTCCACCTGCGCCGCGCCGGCGTCGACTTCGTCATCCTCGACGCCCAGACCGAACCCGGCGGCGCCTGGACCCGCGGGTGGGACTCGCTGCGGCTGTTCTCACCGGCGCGGCACAGCTCGCTGCCCGGCAGGCCGATGCCACCGTTTCGCGCGGACGACGGCTATCCCACGGCCGGGCATGTCGTGGACTACCTCGCCGACTACGAGAAGCGCTACGACCTGCCGATCATCCGCCCCGCGCGGGTGCGCGAGGTTCGCCCCGACGGCGAGCGCCTGCGCGTGGTCTCCGACGCGGGCGAGTGGTCCGCGCGGTTCGTCCTCAGCGCCACCGGCACGTGGTGGCGCCCGTTCATTCCGGCGGTGCCAGGCACCTTCGGCGGACGGCAGTCGCACACCGCCGGCTACCGCGGGCCCGCCGAGTTCGCCGGGGCCCGGGTGGTCGTCGTGGGTGGCGGCAACTCCGGCGCTCAGATCGCGGCCGACCTGGCCGCCTCCGCCGAGGTGCTCTGGGCGACCCGCCGCGCACCGCGCTACCTGCCCGACCACATCGACGGCCGCGCCCTGTTCGACGTGGCGACCCGCCGCAAACAGGCCTTGGACAAAGGCGAGGCTGACGACGCGGGGGTGGCAGGCCTAGGCGACATCGTGGCCGTGCCACCCGTACGTCAGGCCCGCGACCGCGGCCTGCTCGTCGCACGGCCCATGTTCGCCCGGCTCGACGACACGGGGCCGGTATGGGCGGACGGAACGCGGGAAGCGGTGGACGCCATCATCTGGTGCACCGGCTTCCGCCCCGCGCTGAGCCACCTCACGCCGCTGCGGCTGCGCACCGAGAACGGGCACATCGCCACCGTCGGCACCCGCGCGGTCGACGAACCGCGCCTGCACCTGCTCGGCTACGGCGACTGGACCGGCCCCGCGTCGGCCACCCTCATCGGCGTCGGCCCCACGGCGCGCGCCGCCGCACGAGAGGTCGCCGACTCACTCGGTTCCTGA
- the dgoD gene encoding galactonate dehydratase — translation MKITSLTTYLVAPRWCFLKVETDEGITGWGEPVIEGRAHTVAAAVDELSDYLIGQDPLRIEDHWQVHTKGGFYRGGPILSSAVAGIDQALWDITGKALGVPVWQLLGGRVRDRIRMYSWIGGDRPGEVAEAALERKEQGFTAIKMNASPELRLLDTPKAVHGIVDRLAAVRDAVGDEFDIAVDFHGRLTIPMARRVLPLLEPLLPMFVEEPLVPELSDHIGEIVRSTSIPIATGERLYSRWDFKSVLSQGIAVAQPDLSHAGGISEVRRIAAMAEAHDVSLAPHCPLGPIALAACLQVGFATPNLLIQEQSLGIHYNEGSDLLDYLADPGVFDYADGHVALLTAPGLGIEVNEKAVEKAAETGHRWRNPLWRRDDGSLAEW, via the coding sequence GTGAAGATCACGTCCCTGACCACCTACCTGGTGGCGCCCCGGTGGTGCTTCCTCAAGGTCGAGACCGACGAGGGGATCACCGGCTGGGGCGAACCGGTGATCGAGGGGCGGGCGCACACCGTCGCCGCCGCCGTCGACGAGCTGTCCGACTACCTCATCGGCCAGGACCCGCTGCGGATCGAGGACCACTGGCAGGTGCACACCAAGGGCGGCTTCTACCGCGGCGGCCCGATCCTCTCCAGCGCGGTCGCGGGCATCGACCAGGCGCTGTGGGACATCACGGGCAAGGCGCTCGGGGTGCCGGTGTGGCAGCTCCTCGGCGGCCGGGTCCGCGACCGGATCCGGATGTACAGCTGGATCGGCGGCGACCGGCCCGGCGAGGTCGCCGAAGCCGCGCTGGAGCGCAAGGAACAGGGCTTCACCGCGATCAAGATGAACGCCTCGCCCGAGCTGCGGCTGCTCGACACGCCGAAAGCGGTGCACGGCATCGTCGACCGCCTCGCCGCCGTGCGCGACGCGGTGGGCGACGAGTTCGACATCGCGGTCGACTTCCACGGCAGGCTCACCATCCCGATGGCCCGACGGGTGTTGCCGCTGCTGGAACCGCTGCTGCCGATGTTCGTCGAGGAACCGCTCGTTCCCGAACTCAGCGACCACATCGGCGAGATCGTGCGCTCCACCAGCATCCCCATCGCCACCGGGGAACGGCTCTACTCCCGCTGGGACTTCAAGTCGGTGCTGAGCCAGGGCATCGCCGTCGCCCAGCCGGACCTGTCGCACGCGGGCGGCATCTCCGAGGTCCGCCGCATCGCCGCGATGGCCGAGGCGCACGACGTGTCCCTCGCCCCACACTGCCCACTCGGGCCGATCGCCCTCGCCGCGTGCCTGCAGGTCGGGTTCGCCACCCCGAACCTGCTCATCCAGGAGCAGAGCCTCGGCATCCACTACAACGAGGGCTCCGACCTGCTCGACTACCTGGCCGACCCGGGGGTCTTCGACTACGCCGACGGCCATGTCGCCCTGCTTACCGCCCCGGGGCTGGGAATCGAGGTCAATGAGAAGGCGGTGGAGAAGGCGGCCGAGACCGGCCACCGCTGGCGCAATCCACTCTGGCGCCGCGATGACGGCTCCCTCGCGGAGTGGTGA
- a CDS encoding SDR family NAD(P)-dependent oxidoreductase: MNRFHGKVAVVTGAASGIGAASAIRFAAEGAAVVVADIADEAGEQVAEKIRAEGDRAAYVHCDVSTEDDWVTLRDRTHELFGPVDILHSNAFIHVNRPAHELSVAAWDHELSVNLRAGYLAVRTFIDDLRARRGCVVATSSVHAAFGLPGYPAYAAAKGGLSALVRQLAVEYGPHVRVNSVQPGPILTESWRDVDEAGRALSAGATALGRLGLPEEVAAATAFLASPEAAYITGASLVVDGGWSVKKESL, from the coding sequence ATGAACCGATTCCACGGGAAAGTCGCGGTGGTCACCGGCGCCGCCTCCGGCATCGGCGCGGCGAGCGCGATCCGGTTCGCCGCCGAAGGCGCGGCCGTGGTCGTCGCCGACATCGCCGACGAAGCAGGCGAGCAGGTGGCCGAGAAGATCCGGGCCGAGGGCGACCGGGCGGCATACGTCCACTGTGATGTGTCCACTGAGGACGACTGGGTGACGCTGCGGGACCGGACCCATGAGCTGTTCGGCCCGGTGGACATCTTGCACAGCAACGCGTTCATCCACGTCAACAGGCCCGCACACGAGTTGTCGGTGGCCGCGTGGGACCACGAGCTGTCGGTCAACCTCCGGGCAGGCTACCTCGCGGTCCGGACGTTCATCGATGATCTGCGCGCTCGGCGCGGCTGTGTCGTGGCCACCTCCAGTGTGCACGCGGCGTTCGGCCTTCCCGGCTACCCGGCGTACGCCGCGGCGAAAGGCGGACTGAGCGCGCTGGTGCGCCAGCTGGCGGTCGAGTACGGGCCGCACGTGCGGGTCAACTCCGTGCAGCCTGGGCCGATCCTCACCGAATCGTGGCGCGACGTCGACGAGGCGGGGCGCGCGCTGTCGGCGGGCGCGACCGCGCTGGGCAGGCTCGGCCTGCCCGAGGAGGTCGCCGCCGCGACCGCGTTCCTGGCCTCCCCCGAGGCCGCCTACATCACCGGAGCCAGCCTGGTCGTCGACGGCGGCTGGAGCGTCAAGAAGGAGTCCCTGTGA